In Flavobacterium sp. N3904, one DNA window encodes the following:
- a CDS encoding Eco57I restriction-modification methylase domain-containing protein, protein MQINSVLEKLDLLDKDGLFYLSDIKLKQFSIVSNRIKETLLKLSPDAVFCINNEPLILFFENPQNLDLLEQQIWNFNQTPIIFIISQNQIQIKNGFNFVKNAGLNDLTDSNNISDFDYFKLITGESWEKYKSKFDSRKRIDNYLLSNIESARSILLNKFLDKNITYNVANSIANSLIGRVIFIRYLIDRKVELNKYEILSKEQFYEILKNKKTAYKLFKQLRNDFNGNLFPLEFIVDNDAVNEEDFVSEDSLEVIISLLNGDKLTSLNKKSEIQLSFFDIYDFSIIPIEFVSNVYEKFIGRSNQAEQGAYYTPLFLVDYIQKQTVTEYFNLNTEQYNCRVLDPACGSGIFLVETLRQIILQYRLINPNYSDSLDDYKEELKYLLTENIFGVDKDENAIKVAIFSLYITLLDYLEPSSIVGFQFPALLGTNFFVADFFDLNADYNNIIKNKHFQFILGNPPWGKVEDSVKLYESYWKEKEKIEKTDIKVTDKQISQVFLIRVKDFSFDESALIVTSKVLYNINAKDYRRYLLTNFKFRQVFELSSIAEKIFNVSNDSSIEPAVVLFYKVLEKDEDFKNNLITHISVKPNYFFNTLKLLVIEKFDVKEVFQSLFLDFDWIWKTLVFGNILDFYFIKRLKNDFLTVNDTLPSEKFIKYGGLKRKDGKNNSSTVNLIGKPFVDTSKKELKNYLITKNKLWNEEVVGFLPDENIFKAPVLLTKKGTNSDYLSIACLSTVDCVFTDSVFAIKAINDEDVDILKSLEAIYNSKFFSSYLMLTASSLGIERKQVHIDEKLNTPYVTSELLIQHIDELKIEMNKVHDSILYNPFDLDVTNIILEKIENELKKNYLISKQEKALLNYSENISIPLRTGKKYNEIFKRVVYKNSVLEEYAKIFLNHFGAIYNKEGHFFEVEIIYSNHTIAMYFRVIPNKSKSSKKIIWSQKGYKDLLSTFSRLNFENVGQNLFIQKDIKGFENDGFYVIKPNEYKSWHPALAYLDLSEFIEALHNSNSNIDG, encoded by the coding sequence ATGCAAATTAATTCAGTTTTAGAAAAATTAGACCTTCTTGATAAAGATGGTCTTTTCTATTTGTCTGATATTAAATTAAAACAATTCAGTATTGTTTCTAATAGAATAAAAGAAACCTTACTAAAACTATCTCCTGATGCTGTTTTTTGCATCAATAATGAACCCTTAATATTATTTTTTGAAAACCCTCAAAATTTAGATTTACTTGAACAACAAATTTGGAATTTTAATCAAACTCCAATAATTTTTATTATTTCTCAAAATCAAATCCAAATAAAGAATGGGTTCAATTTTGTTAAAAATGCTGGATTAAATGATTTAACTGATTCTAATAATATTAGTGATTTTGATTATTTTAAATTAATAACTGGAGAATCTTGGGAAAAGTATAAATCAAAGTTTGATAGCAGAAAAAGAATTGATAACTATTTATTAAGCAACATTGAAAGTGCAAGAAGTATTTTACTCAACAAGTTTTTAGATAAAAACATTACTTACAATGTTGCTAATAGTATTGCTAATTCGCTTATTGGTAGAGTAATTTTCATTAGATATTTAATTGATAGAAAAGTAGAATTAAATAAATATGAAATTTTAAGTAAAGAGCAATTTTATGAAATTTTAAAAAATAAAAAAACTGCTTACAAGCTTTTTAAACAACTTAGAAATGATTTCAATGGAAACTTATTTCCTTTAGAATTTATTGTTGATAATGATGCCGTAAATGAAGAAGACTTTGTTAGTGAAGACAGTCTCGAAGTAATTATAAGTTTATTGAATGGTGATAAATTAACCTCATTAAATAAAAAATCTGAAATACAATTGTCATTTTTTGATATTTATGATTTTTCAATTATTCCAATTGAATTTGTAAGTAATGTATATGAAAAATTTATAGGAAGAAGTAATCAAGCTGAGCAGGGTGCTTATTACACTCCACTTTTTTTAGTTGATTATATTCAAAAACAAACTGTAACTGAATATTTCAACTTAAATACAGAGCAATATAATTGTAGAGTTTTAGACCCTGCATGTGGATCAGGAATATTTTTGGTTGAAACTTTAAGGCAAATAATTTTACAATACAGATTAATTAATCCAAATTATAGTGATTCATTAGATGATTACAAGGAAGAATTAAAATATCTTTTAACTGAAAATATTTTTGGAGTTGACAAAGATGAGAATGCAATTAAAGTTGCAATATTTTCACTATACATTACACTACTTGATTATTTAGAACCGAGTAGTATAGTTGGATTTCAATTTCCTGCCTTACTTGGCACTAACTTTTTTGTTGCTGATTTTTTTGATTTAAATGCTGATTATAACAATATAATTAAAAATAAACATTTTCAATTTATTTTAGGAAATCCACCTTGGGGAAAAGTTGAAGATAGTGTTAAGCTTTATGAATCTTATTGGAAAGAAAAAGAGAAAATTGAGAAGACAGATATTAAAGTAACTGATAAACAAATTTCTCAAGTTTTTCTTATAAGAGTAAAAGATTTTTCTTTTGATGAATCTGCTTTAATTGTTACAAGTAAGGTATTATATAATATTAATGCCAAAGATTACAGAAGATATTTACTTACAAATTTTAAATTCAGACAAGTATTTGAATTGTCTTCTATTGCTGAAAAAATATTTAATGTTTCAAATGATTCTTCTATTGAGCCTGCTGTAGTTTTATTTTACAAGGTTTTAGAAAAAGATGAAGATTTTAAAAACAACTTAATTACACATATCTCAGTAAAACCAAACTATTTCTTCAATACATTAAAGCTATTAGTAATAGAAAAATTTGATGTTAAAGAAGTTTTTCAAAGTTTGTTTTTAGATTTTGACTGGATATGGAAAACTTTAGTTTTTGGTAATATATTAGATTTTTATTTTATAAAAAGATTGAAAAATGATTTTTTAACTGTTAATGATACATTACCTTCTGAAAAATTCATAAAATATGGAGGACTAAAAAGAAAAGATGGGAAAAATAATTCTTCAACTGTAAATTTAATAGGTAAACCATTTGTGGATACTTCTAAAAAAGAATTAAAAAACTACTTAATCACAAAGAATAAGCTTTGGAATGAAGAAGTAGTTGGATTTTTACCTGATGAAAACATTTTTAAAGCACCTGTTTTGTTAACAAAAAAAGGTACAAATTCTGACTATCTCTCAATTGCTTGTTTGTCAACAGTAGACTGTGTTTTTACAGATTCTGTTTTTGCTATAAAAGCAATTAATGATGAAGACGTAGATATCCTTAAATCCTTAGAAGCAATATATAATTCAAAGTTTTTTTCTAGTTATTTAATGTTGACAGCATCCTCTTTAGGAATTGAAAGAAAACAAGTGCATATTGATGAGAAACTTAATACTCCATATGTAACAAGTGAATTGTTGATACAGCATATTGATGAATTAAAAATTGAAATGAATAAAGTTCATGATTCTATTCTTTACAATCCATTTGATTTAGATGTGACAAACATAATTTTAGAGAAAATTGAAAATGAGCTTAAAAAGAATTATTTAATTAGTAAACAAGAAAAGGCATTACTTAATTATTCAGAAAACATTTCTATTCCATTAAGAACCGGTAAAAAGTATAATGAAATTTTCAAAAGAGTAGTTTACAAAAATTCAGTTCTTGAAGAGTATGCTAAAATCTTTTTAAATCACTTTGGAGCGATTTATAATAAAGAAGGGCATTTCTTTGAAGTTGAGATTATATATTCTAATCATACAATTGCAATGTATTTTAGAGTAATACCAAATAAATCAAAATCATCTAAAAAAATTATTTGGTCTCAAAAAGGCTACAAAGATTTATTAAGTACATTTTCAAGATTGAATTTTGAAAATGTTGGACAAAACCTTTTTATTCAAAAAGATATTAAAGGGTTTGAAAATGATGGATTCTATGTTATTAAACCAAATGAATATAAATCTTGGCATCCTGCACTTGCATATTTAGATTTATCAGAATTTATTGAAGCATTACATAACTCAAATTCAAATATTGATGGGTAA
- a CDS encoding DUF4276 family protein, translating into MILNVLVEGQTEETFVKEVLNPYIDKYGIYAIPIIVSTKVVADGKNYKGGLSNFNWKYFNGDLQKLIYSTPHGLVTTFIDYYALPSKFPGYENRGNYATPRQRVAYLESELFLLYGSPKNFLPYIQLHEFEAMLFSDKCGFVNCVDERNANLEELCSIIENNKFPEDINDGPTTAPSKRILANYVEYDKVLEGNFILLEIGLETVLEKCPKLNEWIEKIIEFKNVNYPDKN; encoded by the coding sequence ATGATATTAAATGTATTAGTCGAAGGACAAACAGAAGAAACTTTTGTTAAAGAAGTTTTGAATCCATATATAGATAAATATGGGATTTATGCAATACCAATAATTGTTTCAACAAAAGTTGTCGCGGATGGAAAAAACTATAAAGGAGGTTTATCAAATTTTAATTGGAAGTATTTCAATGGCGATTTACAGAAGCTTATTTATTCTACCCCTCATGGTTTGGTTACCACATTTATTGACTATTATGCACTTCCATCTAAATTTCCAGGTTATGAAAATAGAGGAAATTATGCTACTCCAAGACAAAGAGTAGCATATCTCGAAAGTGAATTGTTTTTACTATATGGAAGCCCAAAAAATTTCCTTCCCTATATTCAACTTCATGAGTTTGAAGCTATGCTGTTTTCTGACAAATGTGGGTTTGTAAATTGTGTTGATGAAAGAAATGCAAATTTAGAAGAATTATGCAGTATTATTGAAAACAATAAGTTTCCGGAAGATATAAATGATGGACCAACAACGGCCCCCTCGAAAAGGATTTTGGCTAATTATGTAGAGTATGATAAAGTTCTAGAGGGTAATTTCATTTTACTTGAAATTGGTTTAGAAACTGTATTAGAAAAATGCCCAAAATTAAACGAATGGATAGAAAAAATTATTGAATTTAAAAATGTAAACTACCCAGATAAAAACTAA
- a CDS encoding AAA family ATPase translates to MIKDISIYNYKSIRKIDNLPLNNINILIGSNGVGKSNFISFLTLLKEIANRNLQEYVADKGGANNIIHFGVKKSTFLAGHIIFHNNNAYEFALKPNDEDTFYFSNEVAAFFSNGWHKYGMKNYGYKESNLNQLSQEHKDKRGYGGIPEYVRMALSTFEIYHFHDTSSKSPIKQNCDIHDNRFLRKDGSNLAAFLFLLKMQNPKSLALIENVIKQIAPFFDTFILEPMRLNTEKIRLEWREKGSDEYFNAHHFSDGTIRMIALTTLLLQPDPPKTIIIDEPELGLHPAAINLLANLIKRTSKKNQVIISTQSVTLINQFSIDDIIIVERESKNTTFKRLSPEQIETWLEDYSLGEAWEKNILGARP, encoded by the coding sequence ATGATTAAAGATATAAGCATATACAATTATAAATCTATTAGAAAAATAGATAATTTACCTTTAAATAATATCAATATTTTAATTGGGTCAAATGGTGTTGGTAAAAGTAATTTTATTTCATTTCTGACTCTTTTGAAAGAGATTGCTAACAGGAATTTACAGGAATATGTTGCAGATAAGGGAGGAGCAAACAATATAATTCATTTCGGAGTTAAAAAATCTACTTTTTTAGCAGGACATATTATATTCCACAATAACAATGCATATGAGTTTGCATTAAAACCAAATGACGAGGATACTTTTTATTTTTCAAATGAGGTTGCTGCTTTTTTCTCTAATGGGTGGCATAAATATGGTATGAAAAATTATGGGTATAAAGAGTCTAATCTTAATCAATTATCGCAAGAGCATAAAGACAAAAGAGGCTACGGTGGTATTCCTGAGTATGTTAGAATGGCTCTTTCCACTTTTGAAATATATCATTTTCATGACACAAGTTCAAAATCTCCTATAAAACAAAATTGTGACATTCATGACAATAGATTTTTAAGAAAAGATGGTAGTAATCTGGCGGCATTCCTTTTTTTACTTAAAATGCAAAACCCTAAATCTTTAGCATTAATAGAAAATGTTATAAAGCAAATAGCACCTTTTTTTGATACCTTCATACTTGAACCGATGAGGTTAAATACTGAAAAAATTAGGCTTGAATGGCGTGAGAAAGGGAGTGATGAATATTTTAATGCTCATCATTTTTCTGATGGAACAATAAGAATGATTGCTTTAACAACTTTGCTTTTGCAACCAGACCCGCCAAAAACTATAATTATAGATGAGCCTGAATTAGGCTTACATCCCGCGGCTATTAATTTATTAGCTAATTTAATTAAAAGAACATCAAAAAAGAATCAAGTCATTATATCTACACAATCAGTTACATTGATTAATCAATTTTCAATTGACGATATAATTATTGTAGAGAGAGAAAGCAAAAATACAACCTTCAAGAGGTTAAGCCCTGAGCAAATTGAAACTTGGCTCGAAGATTATAGTCTTGGAGAAGCTTGGGAAAAAAATATTTTAGGAGCAAGACCTTAA
- a CDS encoding JAB domain-containing protein has product MINELAEIHVSYRTNNYNKIKITSIQIAFELLVNSWCKDTIELQEEFKVILLNRSNETLGIYSLSKGGTTGTVVDVRLLFAVALKCNSTGIIISHNHPSGKLQPSDIDITLTKKIKKCSEFLDIVLLDHLIVTKNGYYSFSNEGLI; this is encoded by the coding sequence ATGATTAATGAATTAGCAGAGATACACGTCTCGTACAGAACTAACAACTACAATAAGATTAAAATAACGAGTATTCAAATTGCTTTTGAATTATTAGTCAATTCATGGTGTAAAGATACTATTGAATTACAGGAAGAATTTAAAGTAATTCTCCTTAACAGGTCTAATGAAACTTTAGGGATTTATTCATTATCAAAAGGAGGTACTACCGGAACAGTGGTTGATGTAAGATTACTTTTTGCAGTCGCTTTAAAATGTAATTCCACAGGAATTATCATTTCACATAATCACCCTTCAGGAAAATTACAACCAAGTGATATAGATATTACCTTGACAAAGAAGATTAAAAAGTGTTCAGAATTTCTTGATATTGTATTGCTTGACCATTTAATAGTTACAAAAAATGGTTATTACAGTTTTTCCAATGAAGGATTAATTTGA
- a CDS encoding helix-turn-helix domain-containing protein, producing MIIRNLENALQIRVGKRIQEIRIEKEMSQQDLAAKCNFEKSNMSRLEAGRANATLTTIQIVANALNVPAIELFRFK from the coding sequence ATGATAATCAGAAATTTGGAAAACGCTTTGCAAATAAGGGTTGGGAAACGTATTCAGGAAATTCGAATTGAGAAAGAAATGTCTCAACAGGATTTAGCTGCCAAATGTAATTTTGAAAAAAGTAACATGTCTAGATTAGAAGCAGGAAGAGCAAATGCAACCTTAACTACTATTCAGATTGTGGCGAATGCTTTGAATGTTCCTGCAATAGAACTCTTCAGATTTAAATAA
- a CDS encoding ribose-phosphate pyrophosphokinase yields the protein MSHLEPEAKIFACSKSEYLAEKIAKEYGIPMGKVTMSTYSDGEFQPSYEESIRGLRVFIVCSTFPTADNLMELLLMIDAAKRASARHITAVIPYFGWARQDRKDKPRVPIGAKLVANLLDAAGATRIMTMDLHADQIQGFFEKPVDHLFASTIFLPYVESLGLDNLMIASPDMGGSKRAYAYSKFLNSEVVICYKQRKAANVIETMELIGEVKGKNVILVDDMIDTGGTLAKAADLMIEKGALSVRAICTHAILSGAAYEKIENSKLLELIVTDSIPLKKQSNKIRVVSCAPLFAEVMHMVHHNNSISGKFLM from the coding sequence ATGTCACACCTAGAACCAGAAGCTAAAATTTTTGCTTGTTCAAAAAGTGAATATCTTGCAGAGAAAATTGCAAAAGAATACGGTATCCCAATGGGGAAAGTTACCATGTCTACCTATAGTGATGGTGAATTCCAGCCTTCTTATGAAGAGTCTATCAGAGGGTTACGTGTTTTTATTGTTTGCTCCACTTTTCCAACTGCAGATAATTTAATGGAATTATTATTGATGATTGACGCGGCAAAACGCGCTTCAGCAAGACACATTACTGCTGTAATCCCTTACTTCGGTTGGGCGAGACAAGACAGAAAAGACAAGCCAAGAGTGCCGATTGGAGCCAAACTAGTAGCTAATTTACTGGACGCTGCAGGAGCAACAAGAATAATGACCATGGATTTGCATGCAGATCAAATACAAGGATTCTTCGAGAAACCAGTAGATCACCTTTTTGCATCCACAATCTTTTTACCATACGTAGAAAGTTTAGGTCTTGATAATTTAATGATTGCTTCACCAGATATGGGAGGATCAAAGAGAGCTTACGCTTATTCTAAATTCCTAAATTCTGAAGTAGTAATCTGTTACAAACAAAGAAAAGCCGCCAACGTTATCGAAACAATGGAGCTTATCGGAGAAGTAAAAGGCAAAAATGTAATCTTAGTGGATGACATGATTGACACAGGAGGAACTTTGGCGAAAGCCGCCGATTTAATGATTGAAAAAGGAGCCTTGAGCGTTAGAGCCATTTGTACGCACGCCATTTTATCGGGTGCTGCTTACGAAAAAATAGAAAATTCAAAATTGTTGGAACTAATCGTAACCGATTCTATTCCGTTAAAAAAACAATCTAATAAAATAAGAGTAGTGAGTTGTGCACCGCTTTTTGCCGAAGTAATGCACATGGTGCACCACAACAATTCCATTAGCGGGAAGTTTTTAATGTAA
- a CDS encoding 50S ribosomal protein L25/general stress protein Ctc, with amino-acid sequence MKSITIKGSERESVGKVATKALRNAGLVPCVLYGGNQAVHFQAEVIAFKNLVYTPNAHTVVIELGTGKSFNAILQDIQVHPVSDKILHIDFFQIFDDKEITMEVPVKITGNSKGVLAGGELRVNNRKLKVRALPKNLPDFVEADITPLDMGNKLYVTKVPTPNFKILAPDNTVICQVKISRAAMKAAQEAAKAAKAPAKKKK; translated from the coding sequence ATGAAATCGATTACAATTAAAGGATCAGAAAGAGAAAGCGTGGGCAAAGTAGCAACTAAAGCCTTACGTAATGCTGGATTGGTTCCTTGCGTATTATACGGAGGAAATCAGGCAGTTCATTTTCAAGCGGAAGTTATAGCTTTCAAGAACTTGGTTTACACTCCAAACGCGCACACAGTTGTGATTGAGCTTGGTACTGGAAAATCATTCAACGCCATTTTGCAAGATATTCAAGTTCACCCAGTATCAGACAAAATTTTACATATTGACTTCTTTCAAATCTTTGATGACAAAGAAATCACTATGGAAGTTCCAGTAAAAATCACTGGTAACTCAAAAGGAGTTTTAGCAGGTGGTGAATTACGTGTTAACAACCGTAAATTAAAAGTAAGAGCTTTGCCAAAAAATCTTCCAGATTTCGTTGAAGCAGACATTACTCCTCTTGACATGGGTAACAAATTATATGTTACTAAAGTGCCAACACCAAACTTCAAAATCCTTGCTCCAGACAATACAGTAATTTGTCAAGTGAAGATCTCTCGTGCCGCTATGAAAGCAGCTCAAGAAGCAGCAAAAGCAGCAAAAGCTCCTGCAAAAAAGAAAAAATAA
- the pth gene encoding aminoacyl-tRNA hydrolase gives MIKWIQNLFSSPKTAENTDNMKPEVHEHQKTIKNVSKKFLIVGLGNIGSEYVNTRHNIGFKIVDFLAKKEGISFETVKLGALAEYKFKGRTFLLLKPNTYMNLSGKAVKYWMDKENIPLENIFIITDDLNLSFGTIRIRKKGSDGGHNGLKNINLVLNTQEYTRFRFGISDEFKKGQQVDYVLGDWDDTEKAKLPERLELASEIIKSFGAAGLENTMTTFNGK, from the coding sequence ATGATAAAATGGATACAAAACCTGTTTTCATCACCAAAAACAGCAGAGAACACAGATAATATGAAACCGGAGGTTCACGAACACCAAAAAACAATAAAAAACGTGAGTAAGAAATTTTTAATCGTTGGCCTTGGCAACATCGGCTCCGAATACGTAAACACCCGACACAACATTGGTTTCAAAATCGTTGATTTCCTAGCCAAGAAAGAAGGAATCTCATTCGAAACCGTAAAATTAGGCGCACTTGCCGAATACAAATTCAAAGGAAGAACCTTTCTGCTTCTGAAGCCCAATACTTATATGAATTTGAGCGGAAAAGCCGTAAAATATTGGATGGACAAAGAAAATATTCCACTGGAAAATATTTTTATAATTACCGATGATTTAAACTTGTCATTCGGAACCATTCGCATCCGAAAAAAGGGCAGCGACGGAGGACACAACGGACTCAAAAACATCAATCTCGTTCTGAATACACAAGAATACACCCGATTCCGTTTTGGCATCAGTGATGAATTCAAAAAAGGACAGCAAGTCGATTATGTTCTTGGCGACTGGGATGATACTGAAAAAGCAAAACTTCCCGAAAGGCTCGAGCTGGCTTCCGAAATTATAAAATCATTCGGAGCAGCTGGACTGGAAAACACTATGACAACCTTTAACGGAAAATAA
- a CDS encoding reprolysin-like metallopeptidase, with translation MNRLLLFIGVFVFGFIGYSQEKNFWKEVGSSQISYSQRLENKSTDANQKLFFQLNEGEFKQSLNGLYGKSNIDKGVRISIPNNTGKIEQFVVVESSNFDPELQAQYPEIRAFSGIGITDPKASINFSISPNGIQTMVLRGDSGSEFIEHLADNKSLYVVLTSKSRDKGILPLTCKTEDVRMNKDLVKKTSLLKSNNGVFKTMRLALSCTGEYAQYFGGTVAGALAGMNATMSRVNGIFNKDLALKLIIIGNDTNIIYTNPVTDPYSDATQGVTTVSGCTGDCPDTWNEEVQSTITNKIGEGNYDIGQLFGASGGGGNASCIGCVCDPLSSTISKPVYSLGKGSGYTSPADSKPEGDTFDIDFVAHEMGHQLGANHSFSFEVEGTGVSVEPGSGSTIMGYAGITDYNVQSQSDDYFTYASILQIQDNLATKSCPISTALTNQTPTVNAGLDYTIPKNTAFVLKGAGSDPNGNKMTYCWEQYNSADSSQSDGNSIAYDTKPNGPNFRSVLPSSSSNRYMPALNKVLVGQLSSTWESVSSIARTMTFAFTARENAAIGLGQTNTDIMNVTVNATKGPFTITSQNATDASWVLGSSQTITWNVNGTTSLVGSANVNIKLSTDGGLTFPTVLAANTPNDGSEVVTAPMTAAKNCRILIEPTANIYYAVNSKPFALGYAIATSCSSYTFAAPFAIPESATFAEKTIVVPASSTEIVDVNVNVKFTHTYLGDVLIEMVSPTGTTVKLFDGSCGATDSSLTITYDDLGDALTCGETIQQTVAPAQLLSAFNGENPQGTWKLRVRDKGVGDTGTLDSASITICSSAYNTLATPSFDITDFVLYPNPNKGNFAIRFASPNTTDIQVLVNDMLGRKIYQRKYKNTGDFNENIQLVNAPVGAYIVTVIDGDRKGVSKIIVE, from the coding sequence ATGAATAGATTACTACTTTTTATTGGAGTTTTTGTCTTTGGTTTTATAGGATATTCACAAGAGAAAAACTTTTGGAAAGAAGTTGGTAGTTCTCAGATTTCTTATTCTCAAAGACTTGAAAACAAATCAACGGATGCGAATCAAAAATTGTTTTTTCAACTCAATGAAGGGGAATTTAAACAGTCATTAAATGGTTTGTATGGTAAATCCAATATAGATAAAGGAGTTCGAATTTCTATACCTAACAATACTGGCAAAATAGAACAATTTGTAGTGGTAGAATCATCTAATTTTGATCCTGAATTGCAAGCACAATATCCCGAAATCAGAGCTTTTTCCGGAATTGGAATTACAGACCCTAAAGCTTCAATCAATTTTAGCATTTCCCCAAATGGAATTCAAACTATGGTTTTAAGAGGAGATAGCGGTTCGGAATTTATTGAGCACTTGGCTGATAATAAATCATTATATGTAGTTTTGACTTCAAAGAGCAGGGACAAAGGCATTTTGCCCTTGACATGTAAAACGGAGGATGTGAGAATGAATAAGGATTTGGTAAAAAAAACAAGTTTATTGAAATCAAATAATGGTGTTTTTAAAACCATGCGATTGGCACTTTCTTGTACAGGTGAATATGCCCAATATTTTGGAGGAACAGTTGCGGGTGCTTTGGCAGGAATGAATGCTACAATGAGCAGAGTTAATGGTATTTTTAATAAAGATTTGGCTCTAAAGTTGATTATTATTGGCAATGACACCAATATTATTTATACTAATCCTGTTACGGATCCATATTCGGATGCTACCCAAGGTGTAACTACTGTTTCTGGTTGTACCGGGGACTGCCCGGATACTTGGAATGAAGAAGTGCAAAGTACAATAACGAATAAGATTGGGGAAGGCAATTATGATATTGGCCAATTATTTGGAGCTTCAGGAGGTGGAGGTAATGCCAGTTGCATTGGCTGCGTTTGTGATCCATTGTCTAGTACAATTTCAAAACCAGTTTATAGTTTAGGCAAAGGCAGTGGCTATACCTCTCCAGCAGATAGTAAGCCAGAAGGAGATACATTTGATATTGATTTTGTGGCGCACGAAATGGGTCATCAGTTGGGAGCCAATCACTCTTTTTCTTTTGAGGTAGAAGGAACAGGTGTGAGTGTAGAACCAGGCAGTGGTTCTACAATTATGGGCTATGCAGGTATTACTGATTATAATGTTCAAAGCCAGTCGGATGATTATTTTACCTATGCCAGTATTTTACAAATTCAGGATAATTTGGCTACTAAATCTTGTCCTATTAGTACAGCATTGACCAATCAAACCCCAACAGTAAATGCAGGATTAGATTATACCATACCAAAAAATACTGCTTTTGTATTGAAAGGTGCAGGATCGGATCCGAATGGAAATAAAATGACTTATTGTTGGGAACAATACAATTCGGCAGACAGTAGTCAGAGTGACGGAAACAGTATTGCATATGATACAAAACCCAATGGACCCAATTTCAGATCGGTTTTGCCGAGCAGTTCTTCAAATCGATACATGCCTGCCTTAAATAAAGTTTTGGTAGGTCAATTGAGTTCAACATGGGAGTCGGTTTCTTCTATAGCGAGAACAATGACATTTGCTTTTACCGCTAGAGAAAATGCCGCTATCGGTTTAGGACAAACCAATACGGATATTATGAATGTCACAGTGAATGCAACTAAGGGACCATTTACCATCACTTCTCAAAATGCAACTGATGCTAGTTGGGTTTTAGGGTCTTCACAAACTATTACTTGGAATGTTAACGGGACAACTTCTTTAGTAGGTTCTGCCAATGTAAATATTAAATTATCTACAGATGGAGGTTTGACTTTTCCAACTGTTTTGGCTGCAAATACACCAAATGATGGCTCAGAGGTTGTAACTGCGCCAATGACGGCGGCTAAGAACTGTAGAATTTTGATTGAGCCTACTGCAAATATTTATTATGCCGTAAACAGTAAGCCTTTTGCATTGGGATACGCTATAGCAACTTCGTGTAGTTCTTATACATTTGCCGCGCCATTTGCTATTCCGGAATCAGCAACTTTTGCTGAAAAAACGATAGTGGTTCCTGCTTCTTCAACAGAAATTGTAGATGTAAATGTAAACGTAAAGTTCACACATACTTATCTGGGAGATGTTTTAATAGAAATGGTGAGTCCAACTGGAACGACAGTAAAGTTATTTGATGGTTCCTGTGGTGCGACCGATAGCAGCCTGACTATTACCTATGATGATTTAGGAGACGCCCTTACTTGTGGGGAGACTATTCAGCAAACGGTTGCACCCGCTCAACTGTTGTCTGCTTTTAATGGAGAAAATCCCCAAGGCACTTGGAAACTAAGAGTTAGAGACAAAGGTGTTGGCGACACTGGAACTTTGGATTCGGCTTCTATAACCATATGCTCCAGTGCTTATAATACTTTGGCTACCCCAAGTTTTGATATAACAGATTTTGTATTGTATCCCAATCCGAATAAAGGAAATTTCGCAATTCGCTTTGCAAGTCCAAATACAACAGACATTCAAGTTTTGGTAAATGATATGTTAGGGCGAAAAATATATCAAAGAAAATATAAAAATACGGGCGATTTCAATGAAAACATTCAGTTGGTTAATGCGCCTGTTGGTGCTTATATAGTTACGGTTATTGATGGAGATCGAAAAGGGGTTTCTAAAATTATAGTCGAATAA